From Kiritimatiellales bacterium, one genomic window encodes:
- a CDS encoding purine-nucleoside phosphorylase: MNSKDKIQLEEAAHAVKKIWPDAKPRAGIVLGSGWGGTIKDFRIKDHIPYGKIPHLGLTGVTGHTGNLIRAEFREREVFIFQGRRHYYEGAGWVPVVLPVWIMKQFGIKRVLLTNAAGGIREYLKPGTLVAIEDHISFVAGNPLIGPHDPVFGERFPDQTTVYHPPLRRSLMKAGVESCGTYVMTAGPMFETPAEIYAYRVLGADMVGMSTVPEAQLASALGMRVAGLSCICNWAAGIREKKLSHSDIEKTAAKAMPRMREVLRNFVLQLRRK, from the coding sequence ATGAACTCAAAAGATAAAATACAACTGGAAGAAGCGGCTCACGCGGTGAAAAAAATCTGGCCGGATGCCAAACCGCGCGCCGGAATTGTACTCGGTTCAGGCTGGGGCGGGACGATTAAGGATTTCCGGATTAAGGATCATATTCCGTACGGAAAAATTCCGCATCTCGGGTTAACCGGCGTAACCGGTCATACGGGGAATCTGATTCGCGCCGAGTTCCGGGAACGTGAAGTTTTTATTTTTCAAGGGCGCCGTCATTATTATGAAGGCGCCGGCTGGGTGCCGGTGGTGCTGCCGGTCTGGATTATGAAACAGTTCGGCATCAAACGTGTACTGCTAACGAATGCCGCCGGCGGAATCCGTGAATATCTCAAGCCCGGAACGCTGGTAGCGATTGAAGACCACATTAGTTTTGTCGCCGGAAATCCGTTGATCGGACCGCACGATCCCGTATTCGGCGAGCGGTTTCCGGATCAGACAACGGTGTATCATCCGCCGTTGCGGCGTTCACTGATGAAAGCCGGCGTGGAATCGTGCGGAACGTATGTAATGACAGCCGGGCCGATGTTTGAAACACCGGCGGAAATCTACGCGTACCGCGTACTCGGCGCCGATATGGTCGGTATGTCCACCGTTCCGGAAGCGCAGCTGGCGTCCGCGCTCGGAATGCGGGTTGCCGGACTGAGCTGCATTTGTAACTGGGCGGCAGGTATCCGCGAGAAAAAGCTGTCGCATTCCGATATTGAAAAAACAGCGGCAAAAGCGATGCCGCGCATGCGGGAGGTATTGCGCAATTTTGTGCTGCAGCTGCGCCGGAAATAA
- a CDS encoding phosphoglycerate kinase gives MNKLMLKDLDVKGKRVLMRVDFNVPVKDGRVTDDTRITAALPSINYVLDNGGSLVLMSHCGRPKGQKNPEFSLKPAADRLAELVNANVTLAPDVVGPEVKALVDAVKPSEIIVLENLRFYPEEEGKVKLADGATDAEKAAAKADMKVKQDAFAKELAGYGDVYVDDAFGTAHRAHASMAVVTKYFKQNAAGFLLEKEIEYLGKALENPQRPFVAIIGGAKISGKIDVVTNLLDKCDAILIGGGMAYTFYKAKGFNVGNSLVEEDRVEMAKEILQRAEAKGVKLMLPVDNVEADKFDAAANTRIVGENIDDGWMALDIGPKTIAQYSAEILGAKTVVWNGPMGCFEMEPFAKGTFAVCRAVADSGSISIIGGGDSVAAVNKSGLANKMSHVSTGGGASLEFMEGKALPGIVALTDK, from the coding sequence ATGAATAAGCTGATGCTGAAAGATCTGGATGTGAAAGGTAAACGCGTGCTGATGCGTGTCGATTTTAATGTGCCGGTGAAAGACGGCCGGGTGACGGACGATACGCGCATTACGGCGGCGCTGCCGTCAATTAACTATGTGCTCGATAACGGCGGCTCGCTGGTGCTGATGAGTCACTGCGGACGTCCGAAAGGTCAGAAAAATCCTGAGTTTTCATTAAAGCCGGCGGCAGACCGTCTCGCCGAACTGGTAAATGCCAACGTAACACTGGCGCCGGATGTGGTCGGCCCGGAGGTTAAAGCACTGGTGGATGCCGTAAAGCCCAGTGAAATCATTGTGCTTGAAAATCTCCGCTTTTATCCGGAAGAAGAGGGTAAGGTAAAACTCGCCGACGGCGCAACGGATGCAGAAAAAGCTGCTGCCAAAGCGGATATGAAAGTAAAACAGGACGCATTTGCTAAAGAACTCGCCGGCTACGGCGATGTTTATGTGGACGACGCATTCGGCACCGCGCACCGTGCACACGCATCTATGGCGGTGGTCACCAAATATTTCAAACAGAACGCCGCCGGTTTTCTGCTCGAAAAGGAAATTGAATATCTCGGCAAAGCGCTCGAAAATCCGCAGCGTCCGTTTGTAGCCATTATCGGCGGTGCAAAAATTTCCGGTAAGATTGATGTGGTCACGAATCTGTTGGACAAGTGCGATGCAATTTTGATCGGCGGCGGCATGGCGTACACTTTCTACAAAGCCAAAGGGTTTAACGTCGGCAATTCGCTCGTTGAAGAAGACCGCGTTGAAATGGCGAAAGAGATCCTGCAACGGGCCGAAGCTAAAGGCGTGAAACTGATGCTGCCGGTCGATAATGTTGAAGCAGATAAATTTGACGCTGCGGCGAACACCAGAATTGTCGGCGAAAACATTGATGACGGCTGGATGGCGCTCGATATCGGCCCAAAAACCATCGCGCAGTACAGCGCCGAAATTTTGGGCGCCAAAACCGTTGTCTGGAACGGTCCGATGGGCTGCTTTGAAATGGAACCGTTTGCTAAAGGCACATTTGCAGTCTGCCGGGCAGTGGCCGACTCCGGCAGCATCAGCATTATCGGCGGCGGCGACAGTGTTGCGGCGGTGAACAAATCCGGTCTCGCCAATAAAATGAGTCATGTCTCCACCGGCGGCGGTGCATCGCTCGAATTCATGGAAGGCAAAGCACTGCCCGGCATTGTTGCTCTGACGGACAAATAA
- a CDS encoding TIM barrel protein has protein sequence MIKTGLCSITFRQLAAEQIIDLVKQAGLDAIEWGGDIHVPPGNIATAEQVGQMTRDAGLAVSSYGSYYKILDGQGGAQDFAPVLESAVALKTDLIRIWAGSLPPEKTDAACRRKLIGECLKAADAAAQANVRLAFEFHNNTLTQTNESAEQLLQDINHPAVCIYWQPIYWGPDMQYRLQGLHALKDSIANLHVFYWLYDSMKESWNNRVDRRPLNEGAADWKEYFSILFPSGDHYALLEFVRHDDPVQFLKDAEVLRSWVK, from the coding sequence ATGATTAAAACAGGTCTTTGTTCGATTACATTCCGGCAGCTTGCTGCCGAACAGATTATTGATTTAGTGAAACAGGCCGGGCTTGATGCGATTGAGTGGGGCGGTGATATACATGTGCCGCCGGGAAATATTGCCACTGCCGAACAGGTCGGACAAATGACGCGCGATGCCGGGCTGGCTGTTTCTTCTTACGGCTCTTATTACAAAATTCTGGACGGGCAGGGCGGTGCACAGGATTTTGCGCCGGTGCTTGAAAGCGCGGTGGCGTTAAAGACCGATCTGATTCGTATCTGGGCGGGAAGCCTGCCGCCGGAAAAAACAGATGCAGCCTGTCGCCGGAAACTGATTGGTGAATGTCTGAAAGCGGCCGATGCGGCGGCGCAGGCAAATGTGCGGCTGGCGTTTGAGTTCCATAATAACACACTGACCCAAACCAATGAGTCTGCTGAGCAGCTGCTTCAGGATATCAACCATCCGGCGGTGTGTATCTATTGGCAGCCAATCTACTGGGGACCGGATATGCAATACCGGCTGCAGGGGCTGCATGCGCTGAAAGACAGCATTGCTAATCTGCATGTATTTTACTGGCTGTATGATTCAATGAAAGAAAGCTGGAACAACAGGGTCGACCGCCGGCCGTTGAACGAAGGCGCTGCAGACTGGAAAGAATATTTTTCTATTCTGTTTCCCAGCGGGGATCATTATGCACTACTTGAATTTGTGCGTCATGATGATCCGGTGCAGTTTCTCAAAGACGCAGAAGTTTTGCGGAGCTGGGTAAAATAA
- the aroC gene encoding chorismate synthase — protein sequence MSSSFGTLFKVTTFGESHGKAVGAIIDGCPANMPLTEMDIQPQLNRRRPGQSMLTTQRNEKDRVTILSGTENGKTLGTPIMLCVNNTDQRPADYETIEFTPRPSHADFTYFAKYGAISRSGGGRASARETVGRVAAGAVAEKWLQMNFKDLSIVAYVSAVGKIPAPEVDVNTLTRRMVDVNNVRCPDFAAAGKMVDEIEAAKTMLDSVGGIITCICRGLPAGFGEPVFDKLDAKLAQAMLSIPAVKGFEIGSGFSGAAMHGSEHNDLFVIKNGHMGTKTNFSGGIQGGISNGEPVVFRIAFKPVATIARPQESVSLEGCPVILKIKGRHDPCVVPRAVPVVEAMAALVIADAALQQAARMND from the coding sequence ATGAGCAGTAGTTTCGGAACTCTTTTTAAGGTAACCACATTTGGCGAATCGCACGGCAAGGCTGTCGGCGCAATTATTGACGGCTGTCCGGCCAATATGCCGCTGACAGAAATGGATATTCAACCGCAGCTCAACCGGCGGCGGCCGGGACAGAGTATGTTGACAACGCAGCGGAATGAAAAAGACCGGGTAACAATCCTTTCCGGTACAGAAAACGGCAAAACGCTGGGAACGCCGATCATGCTGTGCGTGAATAACACCGATCAACGCCCGGCAGATTATGAAACCATTGAATTTACACCGCGTCCATCGCATGCCGATTTCACCTATTTTGCAAAATACGGTGCGATTTCCCGCAGCGGCGGTGGACGTGCCAGCGCGCGCGAAACGGTGGGGCGCGTTGCCGCCGGTGCGGTCGCAGAAAAATGGCTGCAAATGAATTTCAAAGATCTATCAATCGTTGCATACGTCAGCGCTGTCGGAAAAATTCCGGCACCGGAAGTGGATGTAAACACGCTGACGCGCAGAATGGTGGATGTGAATAATGTCCGCTGTCCGGATTTCGCTGCCGCCGGCAAAATGGTGGATGAAATTGAGGCGGCGAAAACAATGCTCGACTCGGTCGGCGGGATTATCACTTGTATCTGCCGTGGACTTCCCGCTGGGTTTGGCGAACCGGTATTTGATAAACTGGATGCAAAACTCGCGCAGGCTATGTTGTCGATTCCGGCGGTAAAAGGGTTTGAGATCGGCTCCGGTTTTTCCGGCGCGGCGATGCATGGATCAGAACATAATGATTTGTTTGTAATAAAAAACGGGCATATGGGAACTAAAACCAATTTCAGCGGCGGCATCCAAGGAGGAATTTCTAACGGCGAACCGGTTGTCTTTCGCATTGCATTCAAACCGGTGGCAACCATTGCGCGTCCGCAGGAAAGTGTTTCGCTTGAAGGTTGCCCGGTAATCCTCAAAATAAAAGGCCGGCATGATCCGTGTGTGGTCCCGCGTGCCGTTCCGGTGGTAGAAGCGATGGCCGCTCTGGTTATTGCCGACGCCGCCTTACAACAGGCGGCGAGAATGAATGATTAA
- the nusA gene encoding transcription termination factor NusA: MMNNELNAVVEYMERERGVDRETIIEAIESALQNVANKNLSDAESLCVRIDRNTLDIKAFASKKVVIAVDDRYNEVSLAEARRIDPNAQLDEMIEVESTPRNFGRIAAQTAKQTILQRIRQAEKSRIFDDYKDRVGEIVTGTVRRFERSNVIVDLDHGAEGVMPSKERVPTEEYEVGERIRAYILSIKERESGPEIVLSRAHPDFVRRLFELEVSEIADGTMEIRGISREAGYRSKVAVVSHDERVDPVGACVGVRGMRVKNIVRELNGEKIDIVRWSDDIKTLVINALAPAKLKTVEIDEPTHSVTVTVDADQLSLAIGKRGQNARLTSKLIGWRVDIHKDEEDMNFEERVAAAVSGLAAIEGIGEEWAEKLVYAGFLTIEGILAAELSDLEEIEGITSEQAQAFWSAAEKAYTAKHGEITE; encoded by the coding sequence ATGATGAACAACGAACTGAATGCCGTTGTAGAGTATATGGAGCGCGAGCGCGGAGTGGATCGCGAGACAATCATCGAAGCGATCGAATCCGCATTGCAGAATGTTGCGAACAAAAATCTCTCTGATGCCGAAAGCCTTTGCGTCCGGATCGATCGTAACACTCTTGATATTAAAGCTTTTGCAAGCAAAAAAGTCGTTATTGCTGTTGACGACCGGTATAACGAAGTCAGTCTGGCAGAAGCACGCCGCATCGACCCGAATGCCCAGCTTGATGAAATGATTGAGGTTGAATCGACTCCGCGCAATTTCGGACGCATCGCCGCGCAGACAGCGAAACAGACCATCCTGCAGCGGATCCGTCAGGCGGAAAAATCCCGTATCTTCGACGATTATAAAGATCGCGTCGGTGAAATCGTCACTGGAACTGTCCGGCGGTTTGAGCGCAGCAATGTAATTGTTGATTTGGATCACGGCGCCGAAGGCGTAATGCCTTCCAAAGAGCGCGTTCCGACAGAAGAATATGAAGTCGGCGAGCGGATTCGTGCCTATATTCTTTCCATCAAGGAACGTGAATCCGGTCCGGAGATTGTGCTTTCCCGCGCGCATCCCGATTTTGTCCGCCGGCTGTTTGAACTGGAGGTTTCTGAAATCGCAGACGGTACAATGGAAATTCGCGGTATCTCGCGTGAAGCCGGCTATCGCAGTAAAGTTGCGGTGGTTTCGCATGACGAACGGGTTGACCCCGTCGGCGCCTGCGTTGGTGTGCGCGGTATGCGTGTAAAAAATATTGTGCGCGAACTGAACGGTGAAAAAATTGATATTGTCCGCTGGAGCGATGACATAAAAACGCTGGTGATCAATGCGTTAGCGCCGGCAAAACTGAAAACAGTTGAAATAGATGAGCCGACGCACTCCGTCACTGTCACGGTCGATGCAGATCAGCTTTCGCTTGCCATCGGAAAACGTGGACAAAACGCCCGCCTAACCTCAAAGCTGATCGGCTGGCGTGTTGACATTCATAAAGACGAAGAGGATATGAATTTTGAGGAACGCGTTGCGGCGGCGGTTTCCGGCCTGGCCGCGATTGAAGGCATCGGTGAAGAATGGGCGGAGAAACTGGTTTACGCCGGATTCCTGACCATTGAAGGTATCCTGGCTGCCGAGCTTTCCGACCTCGAAGAAATCGAAGGAATTACTTCTGAACAGGCGCAGGCTTTCTGGAGCGCTGCGGAAAAAGCCTATACGGCCAAACACGGTGAAATTACAGAATGA
- the infB gene encoding translation initiation factor IF-2 yields the protein MKVHDLAADLDVSVEELLEILSDVEIQADNSDSILSTKEVAVVCDELGFASIEEARAATAAKKAPEEKPVAVATAAPEPETEPVTEEKAPEPAPAEDTPAGPEELSTEIIFPKPQVAVKELAEKLGMKPNQLIAELMRMNIFASINQDIDIKIAEKIGEKRGFTVEHRKKEKAPVQPAETAASKKKTAPAPGERDRPEDLEIRPPIVTFMGHVDHGKTSLIDRIRNTKVVTGESGGITQHIGAYTVDMDARQITILDTPGHAAFTAMRARGANLTDIAILVVASDDGVMPQTIEAIKHAKAAGVCIIVAMNKMDLPAANPDRIKQQLNENGIMVEDWGGSVGCVPVSAATGDGIDGLLERIILEAEMLELKANPRKTAAGYVIEAQMEPGMGPTATLLVRDGTLKVGDNVICGAYWGRIKALINDQGNKVRTAGPSYAVKCLGLTGVPNAGDEFSVCVSDKEAKELSETMLSEIKANDLNQSAVRNKLSLDDLFNQAGMGEIKELPLIIKCDVQGSVEAIEHSLGSIKSDKVKLKILVADVGNITINDVMLASASNAIILGFHVAKENGITAASKRENVEIRLYSIIYELLEEVEAAMSGLLEPELRETWLGKAEIRQVFEMGKRNKIAGCMVVEGKITARASIRIKRGSDVMYKGTIGSLKRFQNDAAEVRDGQECGIRPDNFTDFEEGDIIEAYTVEKIAQKL from the coding sequence ATGAAAGTTCATGACCTTGCTGCGGACCTCGACGTAAGCGTTGAGGAACTGCTTGAAATTTTAAGCGACGTCGAAATTCAAGCCGACAACAGCGACAGTATTCTTTCCACGAAAGAAGTTGCCGTTGTCTGTGATGAGCTCGGCTTTGCATCCATCGAAGAAGCGCGCGCGGCAACTGCTGCTAAAAAAGCGCCGGAAGAAAAACCGGTTGCAGTCGCTACGGCCGCGCCGGAACCCGAAACTGAACCGGTAACAGAAGAAAAAGCACCGGAACCTGCGCCGGCGGAAGACACGCCGGCAGGCCCCGAGGAGCTCTCAACGGAAATTATTTTTCCGAAACCGCAGGTCGCTGTAAAAGAACTGGCAGAAAAACTCGGAATGAAGCCGAATCAGCTGATCGCCGAGTTGATGCGAATGAATATTTTTGCGTCGATCAATCAGGATATAGATATCAAAATCGCCGAAAAAATTGGCGAAAAGCGTGGCTTTACAGTTGAACACAGGAAAAAAGAGAAAGCGCCCGTTCAACCGGCGGAAACTGCTGCGTCAAAGAAAAAAACCGCGCCGGCACCGGGAGAAAGAGACCGTCCGGAAGATTTAGAAATTCGTCCGCCGATTGTCACCTTCATGGGACACGTCGACCACGGAAAAACATCTTTGATTGATCGCATCCGCAATACAAAAGTTGTCACCGGCGAATCCGGTGGCATTACCCAGCACATCGGTGCATATACCGTTGATATGGATGCGCGGCAGATTACGATTCTCGACACGCCCGGTCATGCAGCATTCACTGCCATGCGCGCGCGCGGTGCAAATCTGACGGATATCGCCATCCTTGTGGTTGCATCCGACGACGGCGTTATGCCGCAGACCATCGAAGCCATCAAACACGCAAAAGCCGCCGGTGTTTGTATTATTGTAGCGATGAATAAAATGGATCTGCCGGCTGCAAATCCGGATCGTATTAAACAGCAGTTGAACGAAAACGGAATTATGGTGGAAGATTGGGGCGGCAGTGTCGGCTGCGTACCGGTCAGTGCTGCCACCGGTGATGGAATCGACGGACTGCTTGAGCGCATCATTCTGGAAGCAGAAATGCTCGAGCTTAAAGCCAATCCGCGTAAAACCGCGGCGGGTTATGTCATCGAAGCGCAAATGGAGCCCGGCATGGGACCGACCGCCACACTGCTTGTGCGCGACGGTACACTGAAAGTCGGTGACAACGTTATTTGCGGCGCCTACTGGGGGCGTATCAAAGCGCTGATCAATGATCAGGGTAATAAAGTACGTACCGCCGGTCCATCGTACGCCGTAAAATGTCTTGGCTTAACCGGCGTGCCGAACGCCGGTGATGAATTTTCCGTTTGCGTTTCTGATAAGGAAGCTAAAGAACTTTCTGAAACCATGCTCTCGGAAATCAAAGCCAATGATCTGAATCAGTCTGCTGTACGCAATAAACTTTCACTCGATGATTTGTTCAATCAGGCCGGTATGGGCGAGATTAAAGAACTGCCGCTCATTATTAAATGCGATGTCCAGGGTTCGGTTGAAGCAATTGAACACTCACTTGGAAGCATTAAAAGTGATAAAGTGAAACTGAAAATTCTTGTTGCCGACGTTGGCAATATCACGATCAACGACGTCATGCTTGCAAGCGCCTCCAACGCCATTATTCTCGGTTTTCACGTTGCCAAAGAAAACGGCATTACTGCTGCCTCAAAACGCGAAAACGTTGAAATCCGTCTTTACAGCATCATCTATGAACTGCTCGAAGAAGTTGAAGCGGCGATGAGTGGACTGCTCGAACCCGAACTGCGCGAAACGTGGCTCGGCAAAGCTGAGATCCGGCAGGTTTTCGAAATGGGTAAACGCAATAAAATCGCCGGCTGTATGGTGGTTGAAGGCAAAATTACGGCGCGCGCCAGTATTCGCATTAAACGCGGCAGCGATGTTATGTATAAAGGAACCATCGGATCACTTAAACGCTTCCAGAATGATGCTGCCGAAGTGCGCGACGGACAGGAATGCGGAATCCGCCCTGATAACTTCACCGACTTTGAAGAAGGTGATATCATCGAAGCCTATACCGTCGAAAAAATTGCGCAGAAACTGTGA
- a CDS encoding PocR ligand-binding domain-containing protein: MKTSSFQIEYLLQPKARQLLGHFSSLLHFRTTFYSLDGEVVCAGLDCPSSKYCQLLWTASEGQCDAQNRKMFKQVLLQNKCICYTCHGQLTEAILPVTLGDRTIGFIMIGQFRILGKNTFSISKDWNPKSPGFYRRLQQYYEKTPIYSQQQADSILQILQLMADYIITHYLITMKDFDLIQPLIDRIQNNPAETLTIQEAATSIGRSPSSLFQLFKTLTGKGFRQFQIECKLNEADRLLKIFPQIPIKEIAEQMGFTDPLYFSRLYRKYRGVSPSSQRLG; this comes from the coding sequence ATGAAAACATCTTCATTTCAGATTGAATATTTGTTGCAACCCAAGGCCAGACAGTTGCTTGGACATTTTTCGTCATTACTTCATTTCCGAACCACATTTTATTCACTGGATGGAGAAGTCGTTTGCGCCGGACTTGACTGCCCATCCAGTAAATATTGTCAACTGCTTTGGACTGCTTCGGAGGGACAATGCGATGCCCAGAATCGCAAAATGTTTAAACAAGTTTTACTGCAGAATAAATGTATCTGTTATACCTGTCATGGTCAACTGACAGAAGCTATTTTGCCGGTAACACTAGGCGACCGGACTATTGGCTTTATTATGATTGGACAGTTCCGGATATTAGGGAAAAACACTTTTTCAATTTCAAAGGATTGGAATCCGAAATCACCTGGCTTTTATCGCAGATTACAGCAGTATTACGAAAAAACACCGATTTATTCACAACAACAAGCCGACAGTATACTCCAGATACTTCAGTTAATGGCGGACTATATAATTACCCATTATCTAATTACTATGAAAGATTTTGATTTAATCCAACCGTTGATTGATCGAATTCAGAATAATCCGGCAGAAACATTAACCATTCAAGAAGCAGCCACATCTATCGGGCGAAGTCCATCCAGTCTTTTCCAGCTTTTCAAGACACTTACCGGGAAGGGATTTCGTCAATTCCAAATCGAATGCAAGCTCAATGAAGCAGATCGTTTACTTAAAATTTTTCCGCAAATTCCGATCAAGGAAATAGCTGAGCAGATGGGATTTACCGATCCGCTGTATTTTTCCCGGCTTTATCGTAAATACCGAGGAGTGTCACCATCATCCCAAAGACTCGGTTAA